A single region of the Sorghum bicolor cultivar BTx623 chromosome 9, Sorghum_bicolor_NCBIv3, whole genome shotgun sequence genome encodes:
- the LOC8058463 gene encoding uncharacterized protein LOC8058463 yields MAAVAAHHHRLSFSSTAAPTTPCRRHRFSSLPFSGRPSSHGRLRSRAATRVLTRAGSTGTSSAATTTSLEELRRGCSTWTWRGMRVNYLDRGQGPPVLLVHGFGASVAHWRRNIGVLSESYTVYAIDLLGFGASDKPAGFSYTMETWAELILDFLEEVVRRPTVLVGNSVGSLACVIAASESNREAVRGLVLLNCAGGMNNKAIVDDWRIKLLLPLLLLIDFLLKQRPIASALFNRVKNRDNLKDILLSVYGNKDAVDDELVDIISGPADTEGALDAFVSTVTGPPGPSPIPLMPRLADLPVLVLWGDRDPFTPIDGPVGKFFSKLPSELPNVTLYMLEGVGHCPHDDRPDLVHARLLPWLEALPPPAAGTVTTTV; encoded by the exons ATGGCAGCAGTTGCcgcccaccaccaccgcctctccTTCTCCTCGACCGCTGCTCCAACCACACCTTGCCGACGCCACCGCTTCTCGTCGCTCCCTTTCTCCGGGCGGCCCTCTTCCCATGGCCGTCTCAGGTCCCGAGCCGCGACCCGCGTCCTCACGCGCGCCGGAAGCACCGGCACCAGCAGCGCCGCGACGACGACGTCGCTGGAGGAGCTGCGCCGGGGCTGCTCCACCTGGACGTGGCGAGGGATGCGCGTGAACTACCTCGACAGAGGGCAGGGCCCGCCCGTCCTGCTCGTCCACGGCTTCGGCGCCTCCGTCGCGCACTGGCGCAG GAACATTGGGGTGTTGTCTGAATCCTACACCGTCTACGCGATCGATTTACTGGGGTTCGGTGCATCGGACAAGCCTGCTGGATTTTCTTACACGATGGAGACATGGGCTGAG TTGATATTGGATTTCTTGGAGGAGGTGGTCAGGAGGCCCACGGTTCTCGTCGGCAACTCTGTTGGAAGCCTTGCATGTGTCATTGCTGCCTCAG AGTCCAACCGAGAAGCCGTTCGTGGGCTTGTTCTGCTGAACTGCGCCGGCGGCATGAACAACAAGGCGATCGTCGACGACTGGAGGATCAAGCTGCTCCTGCCTCTGCTCCTGCTGATTGACTTCCTGCTGAAACAACGGCCGATAGCATCAGCGCTCTTTAACCGCGTCAAAAACAG GGACAATCTGAAGGACATCTTGCTCTCTGTTTACGGGAACAAAGATGCCGTGGACGACGAATTGGTTGAC ATCATAAGCGGACCAGCTGACACTGAGGGCGCCCTGGACGCGTTCGTGTCGACGGTGACCGGCCCGCCGGGGCCGAGCCCGATACCGCTGATGCCGCGGCTGGCCGACCTGCCCGTGCTGGTGCTGTGGGGGGACCGGGACCCCTTCACCCCGATCGACGGGCCCGTGGGGAAGTTCTTCTCCAAGCTGCCGTCGGAGCTCCCCAACGTGACGCTCTACATGTTGGAGGGCGTCGGGCACTGCCCGCACGACGACCGGCCGGACCTCGTCCACGCCAGGCTGCTCCCGTGGCTGGAAGCGCTCCCGCCGCCTGCGGCTGGCACAGTGACCACGACGGTGTAG
- the LOC8058464 gene encoding PHD finger protein ALFIN-LIKE 5, with protein MDPGAGAHYSARTAEEVFRDFRGRRAGMIKALTNDVEKFYQLCDPEKENLCLYGYPNETWEVTLPAEEVPPEIPEPALGINFARDGMNEKDWLALVAVHSDSWLLAVAFYFAARFGFDKEARRRLFNMINNLPTIFEVVTGVAKKQNKEKGPNSTSKSNKPSSKMTSRPESHSKATKVAAPPKDDDDESGEEYEEEEERDNTLCGSCGTNDGKDEFWICCDSCERWYHGKCVKITPARAEHIKHYKCPDCSNKRARA; from the exons ATGGACCCCGGCGCCGGCGCGCACTACTCCGCCCGTACCGCGGAGGAGGTCTTCCGCGACTTCCGCGGCCGCCGCGCGGGCATGATCAAGGCCCTCACCAACG ATGTGGAGAAGTTCTACCAGCTGTGCGACCCCG aAAAGGAAAACTTGTGCCTTTATGGCTACCCCAACGAAACATGGGAAGTAACTTTGCCAGCAGAGGAAGTTCCTCCGGAGATCCCTGAACCAGCTTTGGGTATAAACTTTGCTAGGGATGGCATGAATGAGAAGGATTGGTTGGCGCTAGTTGCTGTTCATAGCGATTCCTGGTTACTAGCTGTTGCATTCTACTTTGCGGCCCGGTTTGGGTTTGACAAAGAGGCCAG GCGGCGACTCTTCAACATGATAAATAACTTGCCCACGATATTTGAAGTAGTGACTGGGGTTGCCAAGAAACaaaacaaggagaagggccccAATAGTACCAGCAAAAGCAACAAACCAAGTTCGAAAATG ACATCAAGACCCGAGTCTCATTCGAAGGCGACAAAAGTGGCAGCGCCCCCCAAGGATGACGATGATGAGAGCGGTGAAGAATAtgaagaagaggaagagcgTGATAACACCTTATGTGGATCCTGTGGGACAAATGATGGCAAGGATGAATTCTGGATCTGTTGTGATAGTTGTGAGCGGTGGTACCATGGGAAGTGTGTTAAGATCACACCTGCGCGTGCCGAGCACATCAAGCACTACAAATGCCCAGATtgcagcaacaagagggcaagaGCCTAG
- the LOC8076968 gene encoding protein root UVB sensitive 6, which produces MAPAMGLKQGAAAGAGAAAAAAQTVTLSAPAVRDAVRAAVREAEATAAKATAPAAARVPATAAVPAEIARDGVLCLEEVDGRRWSYVVDAAGAAVKAKGRASVGGAFKAVPLQSPLPPVEEIMSFIRSYVVPEGFPESVTPSYVPYMTWRAMKHFFGGAMGVFTTRTLLNSVGVSQSRAASGAVAINWILKDGAGRVGKMLFARQGKKFDYDLKQLRFSGDLLMELGAGIELATAAFPQLFLPMACIANVVKNVAAVTSTSTRTPIYKAYAKGENIGDVTAKGESVGNIADLLGTGMSILISKSNPSLVTSFAVLSCGYLLSSYYEVRSVVLNTLNRARFTVAVDSFIRTGYVPSLKDGNSQETIFNPPWRHEPVAIGSRFGEAFQEPASFIAIKPLFEDERYIVTYNPTKDKVYALLKDQAKPDDILKAAFHAHVLLHFINASHANLNARKRMNANRSYQYNPLNMDFVPHIEESCKIVMSSYGVFKKKAREQGWIMSESLLNPGRARLCGVVPQ; this is translated from the exons ATGGCGCCGGCGATGGGGCTGAAGCAgggggcggcggcgggagcgggggcggcggcggcagcagcgcaGACCGTCACGCTGTCCGCGCCGGCCGTGCGGGACGCGGTGCGCGCCGCCGTGCGGGAGGCCGAGGCCACCGCGGCGAAGGCCACCGCCCCGGCCGCCGCCAGGGTCCCAGCGACGGCGGCAGTGCCGGCCGAGATCGCTAGGGACGGGGTGCTGTGCCTGGAGGAGGTCGACGGCAGGCGGTGGAGCTACGTGGtcgacgccgccggcgccgcggtCAAGGCCAAGGGAAGGGCGTCCGTCGGTGGCGCCTTCAAGGCCGTCCCGCTCCAGTCCCCGCTCCCGCCCGTCGAG GAAATAATGTCCTTTATAAGGTCATATGTTGTGCCCGAaggctttccagaaagtgtcacACCTTCATATGTTCCATACATGACATGGAGAGCAATGAAG CATTTCTTTGGTGGAGCAATGGGTGTGTTTACAACAAGAACCTTGCTCAACTCTGTTGGAGTCTCGCAAAGCAGGGCTGCATCTGGTGCTGTGGCTATCAACTGGATACTCAAG GATGGGGCTGGGCGTGTTGGAAAGATGCTTTTTGCCCGCCAAGGGAAGAAATTTGATTATGACCTGAAGCAG CTTCGCTTTTCTGGTGATCTCTTGATGGAGTTAGGAGCTGGGATAGAATTAGCTACTGCAGCTTTCCCACAACTTTTCCTACCAATGGCATGCATAGCAAATGTTGTTAAG AATGTTGCTGCTGTGACTTCCACCTCTACTCGAACACCAATCTACAAGGCATATGCAAAAGGAGAAAATATCGGTGATGTCACTGCTAAAGGAGAAAGTGTTGGAAACATTGCTGATCTG TTGGGAACTGGAATGAGCATTCTAATCTCTAAAAGCAATCCATCACTGGTAACTTCTTTTGCCGTCTTGTCGTGCGGATATCTTCTCAGTTCATATTATGAG GTGAGATCTGTTGTACTGAATACCCTGAATAGGGCAAGGTTCACTGTGGCTGTGGATTCTTTCATCAGGACTG GGTATGTACCCTCACTGAAGGATGGAAACTCACAAGAGACAATATTTAATCCACCTTGGCGACATGAGCCAGTCGCAATAG GATCAAGATTTGGGGAGGCGTTTCAAGAACCTGCTTCGTTTATTGCTATAAAACCTTTGTTCGAG GATGAGAGGTATATTGTTACATATAATCCGACAAAGGACAAGGTATATGCTTTGCTCAAGGACCAAGCAAAGCCAGATGACATTCTCAAAGCTGCTTTCCAT GCACATGTGTTACTGCATTTTATCAATGCTTCACATGCTAACCTGAATGCACGGAAGCGCATGAACGCCAATCGGTCATACCAGTATAACCCACTGAACATGGACTTTGTACCACACATCGAAGAGTCATGCAAGATCGTTATGTCATCTTATGGAGTCTTCAAGAAGAAAGCAAGAGAACAG GGATGGATAATGTCTGAATCACTTCTTAACCCGGGAAGAGCAAGATTGTGTGGAGTAGTACCACAATGA
- the LOC8058465 gene encoding glycine-rich cell wall structural protein 1, with protein sequence MVGGGRRGPRGLPPARSRVLGKLGPSFGFGAGCGFGFGVGLIGGAGVGSGFPGLSLGFGVGAGCGIGIGFGYGFGKGVAYDENGRYSNIGRSNQKSKGTPSEDQIDILVDELIENAKKLIKATSKEIDKWRRA encoded by the exons ATGGTCGGCGGAGGGCGGAGGGGTCCGCGGGGCCTGCCGCCGGCGAGGTCGAGGGTGCTGGGGAAGCTAGGACCCTCCTTCGGCTTCGGCGCCGGCTGCGGCTTCGGCTTTGGCGTCGGACTCATCGGCG GTGCAGGAGTTGGTTCTGGATTCCCTGGATTAAGCTTGGGCTTTGGAGTTGGTGCGGGCTGTGGTATAGGGATTGGCTTTGGTTATGGTTTCGGAAAAGGAGTCGCTTATGATGAGAATGGGAGATATTCAAACATTGGGAGATCAAATCAGAAATCTAAGGGCACTCCATCTGA AGACCAGATTGATATCCTGGTTGATGAACTTATCGAGAACGCAAAGAAACTAATCAAAGCAACATCAAAGGAGATCGATAAGTGGAGGCGAGCTTAA